The Rhizobium leguminosarum genome includes a region encoding these proteins:
- a CDS encoding IS630 family transposase has protein sequence MNIKFHIELSQSERDQLAALLSGGCHRSRKIKRAQILVAANEGFSDEVIAATLNVSGSTIYRTKRRFVEANLEGALSEEPRPGVERKLSSKEEALLVATACSKPPPGRARWTLELLADEMVRLTDHDQLSSETVRRRLAENHLKPWRKDMWCIPKIDGEYVARMEDVLDLYAETPDPQRPVVCFDESPTQLIGEVREPIAAKPGQLERYDCEYRRNGTVNLFVFMDAHRPWRRVKVTDRRTNQDFAECMRELVDVDYPDAPIIRVVMDNLSTHSAGALYDAFPAPQARRVLKRLEFHHTPKHASWLNMVEIEIGVLRSQCLDRRIDNKDTIIAEVAAWEQQRNAHGAKIQWMFTTENARKKLRKAYPVKES, from the coding sequence ATGAATATAAAGTTTCACATAGAGCTTAGCCAATCGGAACGTGACCAACTGGCCGCTTTGTTGAGCGGGGGGTGCCACAGGTCGCGCAAGATCAAGCGCGCCCAGATCCTGGTCGCAGCGAACGAAGGCTTCAGCGACGAGGTGATCGCGGCAACCTTGAACGTCAGCGGATCGACGATTTACCGGACCAAACGCCGGTTTGTGGAAGCCAATCTGGAAGGGGCGCTCAGCGAAGAACCGCGCCCGGGTGTTGAGCGCAAGCTATCGAGCAAGGAGGAGGCGCTGTTGGTAGCGACCGCCTGCTCAAAGCCGCCGCCCGGGCGAGCCCGCTGGACCCTGGAGCTTCTGGCAGATGAGATGGTCCGGCTCACCGATCATGACCAGTTGTCCTCGGAGACCGTGCGTCGCCGGCTGGCTGAGAACCATCTCAAGCCTTGGCGCAAAGACATGTGGTGCATCCCAAAGATCGATGGGGAATACGTCGCGCGCATGGAGGATGTTCTCGACCTCTACGCAGAAACGCCTGATCCACAAAGGCCCGTGGTCTGCTTCGACGAGAGCCCGACCCAACTCATCGGCGAAGTGCGCGAGCCCATTGCGGCCAAGCCTGGCCAGCTTGAACGCTACGATTGCGAGTATCGCCGAAACGGCACGGTCAATCTGTTTGTCTTCATGGACGCCCACCGGCCCTGGCGCAGGGTGAAGGTCACCGATCGGCGAACCAACCAAGACTTCGCCGAGTGCATGCGCGAACTGGTCGACGTCGATTATCCCGACGCGCCGATCATCCGCGTGGTGATGGACAACCTCTCCACTCATTCCGCCGGGGCGCTTTACGACGCATTTCCCGCCCCGCAAGCTCGAAGGGTGCTGAAGCGACTGGAGTTCCACCACACGCCCAAGCACGCCAGTTGGCTCAACATGGTCGAGATCGAGATCGGTGTCCTGCGTAGCCAATGCCTCGACCGTCGTATCGACAACAAAGACACCATAATCGCCGAAGTCGCAGCCTGGGAGCAGCAACGCAACGCCCACGGCGCAAAGATCCAATGGATGTTCACAACCGAAAATGCCCGCAAAAAGCTCCGTAAAGCTTACCCCGTCAAAGAGTCATAA
- a CDS encoding LexA family protein, whose amino-acid sequence MNPKMSPSLDPQAATARRGLTQIQGQYLAFIYAYSRIFKQPPAEADMRRHFGVTAPSVHQMVLTLEKAGFISRVPGAARSIQLLIPPEALPILR is encoded by the coding sequence ATGAATCCCAAAATGAGTCCCTCACTTGACCCGCAAGCCGCAACGGCAAGACGGGGCCTTACGCAGATCCAAGGCCAGTACCTGGCCTTCATCTACGCCTACAGCCGCATCTTCAAACAGCCTCCGGCCGAAGCCGACATGCGTCGCCACTTCGGCGTTACGGCTCCGTCTGTTCACCAGATGGTGCTGACCCTCGAGAAGGCGGGTTTTATATCTCGCGTGCCAGGCGCCGCACGCAGCATCCAACTTCTCATCCCACCAGAAGCCCTGCCAATTCTACGATAA
- a CDS encoding IS481 family transposase has protein sequence MGQVLHGSATTTEAIRRAIQNSEESLRALSKRYGVNQKTIAKWKRRTSLADLPTGPKDPHSTILSLEEEAVIVAFRRHTLLPLDDCLYALQPTIPHLTRSSLHRCLQRHGISRLPEVKGDKEPKKKFKSYPIGYFHVDIAEVQTAEGKLYLFVAIDRTSKFAFAELYAKAGKMNAAQFLRNLIAAVPYTIHTILTDNGIQFTNRACDQNAFQHIFDRVCEEYEIEHRLTKVKHPWTNGQVERMNRTIKEATVKRFHYDDHAQLKKHLADFIDAYNFGRRLKTLKGLTPYEFICKRWTSEPDRFIIDPIHQMPGLNT, from the coding sequence ATGGGCCAGGTTCTACACGGGAGCGCCACAACGACAGAGGCAATCCGTCGAGCAATACAAAATAGTGAAGAGAGCCTGAGAGCGCTTTCAAAGCGGTATGGGGTCAATCAGAAGACAATAGCCAAATGGAAGAGACGGACATCATTGGCCGATCTTCCGACAGGCCCGAAGGACCCGCATTCGACAATCCTCTCCCTTGAAGAAGAAGCCGTCATCGTCGCCTTTCGCAGGCATACATTGCTGCCTCTTGATGACTGCCTCTATGCCCTTCAACCGACGATCCCGCATCTGACACGTTCGTCCCTGCACAGGTGTCTGCAGCGCCACGGCATTTCACGCCTGCCGGAAGTGAAAGGCGACAAAGAACCGAAGAAAAAGTTCAAAAGCTACCCGATCGGCTACTTCCACGTCGATATTGCCGAGGTGCAGACGGCTGAGGGCAAGCTCTATCTCTTCGTGGCGATTGATCGCACGTCCAAGTTCGCCTTCGCTGAGCTCTATGCCAAAGCTGGCAAGATGAATGCCGCCCAGTTCCTGCGCAACCTGATCGCGGCGGTGCCCTACACCATCCATACTATCCTGACCGATAATGGCATCCAGTTCACCAACCGGGCCTGTGACCAAAATGCCTTCCAGCACATCTTCGACCGAGTCTGTGAGGAATACGAGATCGAGCATCGCCTGACAAAGGTTAAGCACCCATGGACCAATGGGCAGGTCGAGCGGATGAACCGGACGATCAAGGAAGCGACTGTCAAGCGCTTCCACTACGACGATCACGCACAACTGAAAAAGCATCTCGCCGACTTCATCGACGCCTACAATTTTGGGCGCAGGCTCAAGACACTAAAGGGCCTCACCCCCTACGAGTTCATCTGCAAAAGGTGGACTTCCGAGCCAGATCGATTCATCATCGATCCTATCCATCAAATGCCGGGACTAAACACCTAG
- a CDS encoding mechanosensitive ion channel family protein: MPLLSKIRLVGPLLIGATLVSILFCASIAAAQSTTPASPQPESVQRFIGMFSDPDVQRFLQQQSEAAKTVTEPPVATPNGDPSFSEFAMRFRVHASNLLGAIQSFPSETMRGAAILDQDIQANGGTRPIFLVAAFVAVGLAAQWLFWWISAGWRSWMTRAPFATVRQRVIALAARLLWAACFVLSFGLGSIGFFLLFQWPPVVREIVVGYLFAIVIFRLASALFDVLLAPRAEEEGRFRVVPITRDAAGHWAKRLGYLVGWYAFGWVTIRLLGTLGFSVPARQLVAYALGLVLLVIGIEAVWRRPSGLTADQASRIGPRARNWLWTVYFVAVWLLWVVGAMRLFWIAVVCAALPGAIALTKASVDNILRSSHDDEDGHKRGTVVSVIVERGIRAALIVGAIILLASALDIRLTQMTMQDSPLLRLVRGLLSAGIILLVVDLAWSVVKVLIDRKLGDTETVLEVGSEPERRRTRLRTLLPILRNFLMILFVAVAIMMALSSLGVEIGPLIAGAGVVGVAIGFGAQTVVKDVISGMFYLLDDAFRVGEYIQSGSYKGTVESFSLRSIKLRHHRGAVYIVPFSELGAVQNMSRDWVIEKMTITITYDSDIEKARKIIKKIGLQLFEDPEFKPTTIEPLKMQGIDSLGDSGLLLRMKVMTLPGQQFTLKRRALRMIHEAFNENGIKLAVPTVQVSGGKDDAVAAAAQQTLAAQNAAAAANPA, encoded by the coding sequence ATGCCTTTACTTTCCAAGATCCGCCTGGTCGGGCCGCTTCTCATCGGGGCCACCCTGGTATCCATTCTCTTTTGTGCCTCCATTGCCGCGGCGCAGAGCACGACGCCTGCGAGCCCGCAGCCTGAAAGTGTCCAGCGCTTTATCGGCATGTTCTCGGATCCGGATGTCCAGCGCTTCCTGCAGCAGCAATCGGAAGCAGCCAAGACCGTGACGGAACCGCCTGTCGCAACGCCGAACGGCGACCCTTCATTCTCGGAATTTGCGATGCGGTTCCGTGTCCACGCCTCCAACCTTCTCGGGGCTATCCAGTCCTTTCCTTCGGAGACGATGCGTGGTGCGGCCATACTCGACCAAGACATCCAGGCGAACGGCGGGACGCGGCCGATCTTTCTGGTCGCTGCCTTCGTCGCCGTCGGGCTGGCTGCGCAATGGCTGTTCTGGTGGATCAGCGCCGGCTGGCGCTCCTGGATGACACGCGCGCCCTTCGCCACGGTTCGCCAGAGGGTGATCGCACTGGCCGCGAGGCTTCTGTGGGCGGCATGTTTCGTTCTGTCGTTCGGCCTCGGCAGCATCGGCTTCTTCCTCTTGTTCCAATGGCCGCCGGTCGTTCGGGAAATCGTCGTCGGTTACCTCTTTGCGATCGTGATCTTCCGTCTGGCGAGCGCGCTTTTCGACGTGCTTCTGGCGCCGCGAGCAGAGGAAGAAGGCCGGTTTCGTGTCGTACCGATTACGAGGGATGCCGCCGGCCACTGGGCGAAACGCCTCGGCTATCTCGTCGGCTGGTATGCCTTTGGCTGGGTGACCATCCGCTTGCTCGGTACACTCGGTTTTTCCGTCCCGGCCCGGCAACTCGTGGCCTATGCCCTCGGCCTCGTGCTGCTCGTCATCGGCATCGAAGCCGTCTGGAGACGTCCGTCCGGATTGACGGCCGACCAGGCCAGCCGCATCGGCCCGCGAGCGCGGAACTGGCTCTGGACGGTCTACTTCGTTGCCGTCTGGCTGCTGTGGGTGGTGGGAGCGATGAGGCTGTTCTGGATCGCGGTGGTCTGTGCCGCACTGCCCGGCGCCATCGCCCTTACCAAGGCGTCGGTCGACAATATCCTGCGCTCTTCCCATGACGATGAGGACGGCCATAAGAGAGGCACCGTCGTCTCGGTGATCGTCGAGCGCGGCATCAGGGCGGCACTGATCGTCGGCGCCATCATTCTGCTGGCGAGCGCCCTGGATATCAGGCTGACGCAGATGACGATGCAGGATTCTCCGCTTCTGCGCCTCGTGCGCGGCCTCCTCAGCGCCGGCATCATTCTGCTCGTCGTCGATCTCGCCTGGAGCGTCGTGAAAGTGCTGATCGATCGCAAGCTCGGCGACACCGAAACCGTCCTCGAAGTCGGCAGCGAACCGGAGCGGCGGCGCACACGTCTCAGAACCCTGCTGCCGATCCTTCGCAATTTCCTGATGATCCTCTTCGTCGCCGTCGCGATCATGATGGCACTGTCGTCGCTCGGCGTAGAGATCGGCCCGTTGATCGCCGGCGCCGGCGTGGTCGGCGTCGCGATCGGTTTCGGCGCGCAGACGGTGGTCAAGGACGTGATCAGCGGGATGTTCTACCTGCTCGACGACGCTTTCCGGGTGGGCGAATATATCCAGAGCGGCAGCTACAAGGGCACCGTCGAATCCTTCAGCCTGCGATCAATCAAGCTCAGGCACCATCGCGGCGCGGTCTATATCGTCCCCTTCAGCGAGCTCGGTGCCGTGCAGAACATGAGCCGCGACTGGGTGATCGAGAAGATGACGATCACCATCACCTACGATTCCGACATCGAGAAGGCCCGCAAGATCATCAAGAAGATCGGCCTGCAGCTGTTCGAGGATCCAGAGTTCAAACCGACGACGATCGAGCCGCTGAAGATGCAGGGGATCGACAGCCTGGGCGACTCCGGCTTGCTCCTGCGCATGAAGGTCATGACGCTTCCCGGCCAGCAGTTCACGCTGAAGCGGCGGGCTCTGCGGATGATCCATGAGGCGTTCAACGAAAACGGCATCAAGCTCGCTGTGCCCACCGTTCAGGTCTCGGGCGGCAAGGACGACGCTGTCGCAGCCGCTGCCCAGCAGACGCTCGCGGCACAGAACGCAGCCGCGGCCGCAAACCCGGCCTGA
- a CDS encoding adenylate cyclase: MQTSIPAEGSAAPISSRPAPQADDISEQLERVVSSPEFPGVGRAAAFLRYVVSETLDGRGNRIKAYSIAIEVFGRDPGFTQDDPVVRIEAGRLRRSLERYYLVAGQHDPVRIDIPKGGYVPTFAWSCPASVDIGDEDAGETSPSEVRPGRWWPARRVLLPGAAAFAAAAISLYWIGTRSAPSPERVASLSPDRPALVVAPFANLGEGPEAQLYTAGLTEELMTILPRFKEIKVFGRETSKSLPADVGASEVRAEFGARYLLAGGVRTSGKRLRVTARLLDTSDGEILWSENYDNDLASGDLFAIQTDVARKVATAIAQPYGVMAQIDSAGPPPDDLGAYECTLRFYAYRSELSAEAHARVRDCLEAALALFPSYATAWAMLSIVYLDEDRYKFNPTLGQDTAIQRALHAARRATQIDPTNTRGLQALMTALFFDRQLAESLRVGEQALATNPNDTELMGEFGTRLAIAGQWQRGASLLDEAIALNPGSGGFYHGTRALAAYMLRDNQTAVLEIRQANMQKFPLFHVVAAIIYAEAGMMDDARREGQVFVSMRPDFLPNIVTELAMRNMQPEDRDRLIEGLRKAGMTVPDPDAIASTAATSDLQPR; this comes from the coding sequence ATGCAGACATCGATACCGGCAGAGGGGTCTGCTGCACCCATTTCTTCAAGGCCGGCGCCTCAAGCCGATGATATCAGCGAGCAACTGGAACGTGTCGTCTCCAGCCCTGAATTTCCAGGCGTCGGTCGCGCGGCTGCGTTTCTCCGCTATGTCGTCTCGGAAACCCTCGATGGTCGGGGCAACCGGATCAAAGCCTATTCGATCGCGATCGAGGTGTTCGGCCGGGATCCAGGCTTCACCCAGGACGATCCAGTGGTCAGGATCGAGGCCGGACGGCTGCGGCGGTCGCTCGAGCGCTATTATCTCGTCGCCGGGCAGCATGACCCGGTCAGGATCGACATTCCCAAAGGCGGGTATGTTCCAACCTTCGCCTGGTCCTGTCCGGCATCAGTCGACATTGGAGACGAAGACGCTGGCGAAACCTCACCCTCTGAGGTCCGTCCCGGACGCTGGTGGCCTGCAAGGCGGGTCTTGTTGCCGGGTGCTGCTGCGTTCGCTGCAGCGGCTATTTCGCTCTATTGGATCGGGACGCGATCTGCTCCGTCGCCCGAACGCGTTGCAAGCCTGTCGCCCGATCGGCCTGCCCTCGTGGTGGCTCCCTTTGCCAATCTCGGCGAAGGGCCGGAGGCGCAGCTCTACACGGCCGGCCTGACCGAGGAGCTGATGACCATCCTGCCACGGTTCAAGGAGATCAAGGTCTTCGGCCGCGAGACGTCCAAGTCCCTCCCCGCGGATGTGGGCGCATCGGAGGTCCGGGCCGAATTCGGCGCACGTTATCTCCTTGCCGGCGGGGTACGCACGTCGGGCAAGCGCCTTCGCGTGACGGCGAGGCTGCTCGATACGTCGGACGGCGAAATCCTCTGGTCGGAGAACTATGACAATGATCTCGCATCGGGAGACCTGTTTGCGATCCAGACGGATGTCGCCAGAAAGGTCGCGACCGCCATCGCCCAGCCCTACGGGGTCATGGCACAGATCGACTCCGCCGGTCCGCCGCCTGATGATCTCGGAGCGTATGAGTGTACGTTGCGCTTCTATGCCTATCGTTCGGAACTGAGCGCGGAAGCGCATGCGCGCGTCCGGGATTGCCTCGAGGCCGCGCTCGCGCTGTTTCCGAGCTATGCGACCGCCTGGGCGATGCTGTCGATCGTCTATCTCGATGAGGACCGCTACAAGTTCAACCCGACACTAGGCCAGGACACAGCCATACAGCGTGCACTCCATGCCGCCAGGCGCGCAACCCAGATTGATCCAACCAATACGCGTGGGCTCCAGGCGCTGATGACGGCGCTGTTCTTCGACCGGCAGCTCGCTGAGTCGCTTCGTGTGGGCGAGCAAGCGCTCGCCACCAACCCCAACGACACCGAACTGATGGGCGAGTTCGGAACCCGGCTTGCGATCGCTGGCCAGTGGCAACGTGGAGCAAGCCTGCTGGACGAGGCCATCGCGCTCAATCCAGGCAGCGGCGGCTTCTACCACGGAACGCGAGCCCTGGCCGCCTATATGCTCCGCGACAACCAGACCGCCGTGCTGGAGATCAGACAGGCGAACATGCAGAAGTTCCCTCTCTTCCATGTTGTCGCCGCCATCATCTACGCAGAGGCTGGCATGATGGACGACGCCCGCCGGGAAGGACAGGTGTTCGTCAGCATGCGACCTGACTTCCTGCCGAACATTGTAACGGAACTCGCAATGCGCAACATGCAGCCCGAAGATCGCGATCGTCTGATCGAAGGACTTCGCAAGGCGGGGATGACGGTGCCTGATCCCGATGCAATCGCGTCGACCGCCGCCACCTCGGACCTGCAACCCCGCTGA
- a CDS encoding alpha/beta hydrolase, whose translation MKWISALLLLCALAGCGGHPKNVLIPVADSAPNATKVHMLVTTTRSRSTIQGEMFTGERALAPAFADITVSIPPANVRKIGEVAWPRRLPSNPATDFATLKAEEITRDDAKKWLSASVRKSRDRSVLVFIHGFNNRFEDSVYRFAQIVKDSGVRSAPVLVTWPSRGSLLAYGYDRESTNYTRNALETLFQYLARDPEVKEVSILAHSMGNWLALEALRQMAIRNGRLPGKFKNVMLASPDVDVDVFRQQIVDMGKQHPNFTLFVSRDDRALAVSRRVWGDVARLGAIDPEQAPYEKELADSQITVIDLTKVKAGDRLNHGKFAESPEVVQLIGARISEGQTLTDSKVGLGDKILAATTSTAAAAGSAAGLILAAPVAVVDADTRDNYAGQVSGLTGPVGTRPKTAECTAAGRSKETCRQ comes from the coding sequence TTGAAATGGATCTCGGCTCTGCTGCTGCTCTGCGCATTGGCCGGATGCGGAGGCCACCCCAAGAACGTCCTCATCCCGGTTGCCGATAGCGCGCCGAACGCCACCAAAGTGCACATGTTGGTGACCACGACGCGCAGCCGCTCCACCATCCAAGGCGAAATGTTCACAGGCGAGCGCGCACTCGCCCCAGCCTTTGCCGACATCACAGTATCCATCCCGCCTGCGAACGTCCGCAAGATCGGCGAAGTCGCCTGGCCGAGAAGACTTCCATCCAATCCGGCCACCGACTTCGCAACCTTGAAAGCCGAGGAGATCACGCGCGACGACGCCAAGAAATGGCTGAGCGCCTCTGTCAGGAAGAGCCGCGACCGCAGCGTGCTGGTGTTCATCCACGGCTTCAACAACCGTTTCGAAGATTCCGTCTATCGCTTCGCTCAGATCGTCAAGGATTCCGGCGTGCGTAGCGCGCCCGTGCTGGTGACATGGCCGTCGCGCGGCAGTCTGCTCGCCTATGGCTATGACAGGGAGAGCACCAACTATACGCGCAACGCATTGGAAACGCTCTTCCAGTATCTCGCGAGGGATCCAGAGGTGAAGGAAGTCTCGATCCTGGCGCATTCCATGGGCAACTGGCTGGCGTTGGAAGCGCTTCGTCAGATGGCGATCCGCAACGGCCGCCTCCCTGGCAAGTTCAAGAATGTCATGCTGGCCTCGCCCGACGTGGATGTCGATGTCTTCCGCCAGCAGATCGTCGACATGGGCAAGCAGCATCCGAATTTCACCTTGTTCGTTTCGCGAGACGACCGCGCGCTCGCGGTATCCCGCAGGGTATGGGGCGACGTCGCCAGACTCGGCGCCATCGATCCCGAGCAGGCCCCCTACGAGAAGGAACTGGCCGACAGCCAGATCACGGTCATCGACCTCACCAAGGTCAAGGCCGGAGACAGGCTGAACCATGGGAAATTTGCGGAATCGCCCGAGGTCGTTCAGCTCATCGGCGCGCGCATTTCCGAGGGCCAGACGCTGACCGACAGCAAGGTCGGGCTCGGGGACAAGATCCTCGCCGCGACGACGAGCACGGCGGCCGCCGCGGGCAGCGCAGCCGGCCTGATCCTTGCCGCCCCGGTCGCCGTGGTCGATGCGGATACCAGAGATAATTACGCCGGCCAGGTCAGCGGCCTCACGGGTCCCGTGGGTACGCGACCGAAGACGGCCGAGTGCACTGCCGCGGGCCGATCGAAGGAGACATGCAGGCAATAA
- a CDS encoding MarC family protein produces MDFTVIDAALVGKLLLLLLIGMGPKIALVPFLEKTHAFDTETKVRIGRQMVLIAVVTALILFATGALLMRLLHITGGAVAVAGGIILALIAIKMASGPTEKPHDDIAAPVDPDKLAVFPLAVPYLLNPVGITIIIIASGEVVSIASAILVIALILIVGALDYLVFTNIDKLAKRMKPVTMIVSEVVFGILLTAVAVQLIVVGLGNLGIITPTAAH; encoded by the coding sequence ATGGATTTCACAGTCATCGATGCCGCACTCGTCGGAAAACTTCTCCTGCTGCTTCTGATCGGCATGGGGCCGAAGATCGCCCTGGTGCCGTTTCTGGAAAAGACCCACGCCTTCGATACCGAAACCAAGGTGCGCATCGGCCGCCAGATGGTCCTGATCGCCGTCGTCACGGCTTTGATCCTTTTTGCCACCGGCGCTTTGCTGATGCGGCTTCTCCACATCACCGGCGGCGCGGTCGCCGTCGCCGGCGGCATCATCCTCGCGCTGATCGCGATCAAGATGGCATCAGGACCGACAGAAAAGCCGCATGACGACATTGCGGCGCCCGTCGATCCAGACAAGCTGGCCGTATTTCCGCTTGCGGTCCCTTACCTGCTCAATCCTGTCGGCATTACGATCATCATCATCGCCTCCGGTGAAGTCGTCTCGATCGCCAGCGCGATACTCGTCATTGCCCTTATCCTGATCGTCGGCGCGTTGGACTATCTGGTGTTCACCAACATCGACAAGCTCGCCAAACGTATGAAGCCAGTCACCATGATCGTCTCGGAGGTCGTCTTCGGCATTCTGCTGACAGCAGTCGCAGTCCAGCTGATCGTCGTCGGGCTTGGCAATCTCGGGATCATCACCCCGACCGCTGCACACTAG
- a CDS encoding helix-turn-helix transcriptional regulator has translation MAINYPPEILRAGRALVGWKQSQLAQAAGVSRHTLLRVEEGQNVMLETLTSVVRALEDQGVEFTGATTAYGVGVRWRTPSGRTGEDPAEDDVPKKG, from the coding sequence ATGGCGATTAATTATCCACCAGAGATATTGCGTGCGGGCCGGGCATTAGTTGGCTGGAAACAAAGCCAGTTGGCTCAGGCAGCAGGGGTATCGCGCCATACACTCCTCCGTGTCGAAGAGGGCCAGAACGTCATGTTGGAAACGCTTACAAGCGTTGTGAGAGCCTTGGAGGATCAGGGGGTGGAATTCACCGGTGCGACCACGGCCTATGGAGTGGGCGTGCGCTGGCGTACCCCTTCCGGTCGGACTGGTGAGGACCCAGCCGAGGACGACGTCCCAAAAAAGGGGTAA
- a CDS encoding HlyD family secretion protein, translating into MVSENLDEPAISPTPRNPLRRIALIVVLLALALFVLSIFMERRTPSTSQAQVQAYIVGIAPEVTGRVIEVGVTDNSRVEADQVLFRIDPERYELAVNEAEAALASVGQSIGASTATVDAAQAKLVQVQADRDNLRDQFARATELVKRGVFSRARFDAAKSAYDQAEASVSGAQADLAKAKEQLGPAGNNNPQLRAALAGLEKAQLDLVRTTVRAPSAGVVTNLQLTIGKVVSAGQSAMTFIDAGTIWINAAFKENSLEKVAVGNRADILFDALPGRLFPATVESVGFGVSQGSTDPSTGLPTIRNDSGWVQEAQRFPVRLIIDEAQRPKGGVRYGSQATVVIYTGDNPVTNAWGSLWIRIMSVLTYVS; encoded by the coding sequence GTGGTTTCCGAAAACTTGGACGAGCCAGCCATTTCCCCAACGCCTCGGAATCCACTCCGCAGGATAGCGCTCATCGTCGTCCTGCTGGCGCTCGCCCTGTTCGTCCTCTCCATCTTCATGGAGCGGCGCACGCCGTCGACCTCACAGGCTCAGGTCCAGGCCTATATCGTCGGCATCGCCCCCGAAGTCACCGGTCGGGTCATCGAAGTCGGCGTCACCGACAATTCGCGGGTCGAGGCCGATCAGGTTCTCTTTCGTATCGATCCCGAGCGTTATGAACTCGCCGTCAACGAAGCCGAAGCAGCGCTCGCGAGCGTCGGCCAGTCGATCGGGGCATCGACTGCGACCGTCGATGCCGCACAGGCCAAGCTCGTTCAGGTGCAGGCCGACAGAGACAATCTGCGCGACCAGTTTGCCCGGGCAACCGAGCTCGTGAAACGCGGCGTCTTTTCCAGGGCCAGGTTCGATGCGGCCAAGTCGGCCTATGACCAGGCGGAAGCCTCCGTCTCGGGGGCGCAGGCCGACCTTGCCAAGGCAAAAGAGCAGCTCGGCCCGGCCGGCAACAACAATCCGCAGTTGCGGGCAGCCCTTGCCGGACTGGAGAAGGCACAGCTCGATCTGGTGCGGACGACGGTGCGGGCACCGTCAGCCGGTGTGGTCACCAACCTTCAGCTCACCATCGGCAAGGTGGTCTCGGCCGGCCAGTCGGCCATGACCTTCATCGACGCCGGCACCATCTGGATCAACGCGGCCTTCAAGGAGAACAGCCTGGAGAAGGTCGCTGTCGGCAACAGAGCGGACATTCTCTTCGACGCGCTTCCCGGCCGGCTGTTTCCGGCAACGGTCGAGAGCGTCGGGTTTGGCGTATCGCAAGGCAGCACGGACCCGAGCACCGGATTGCCGACGATCCGAAACGACAGCGGCTGGGTCCAGGAGGCACAGCGCTTTCCGGTCCGGCTCATCATCGACGAGGCGCAGAGGCCGAAGGGCGGCGTGCGCTACGGCTCACAGGCGACCGTCGTCATCTACACCGGCGACAACCCCGTCACCAATGCCTGGGGCTCGCTCTGGATCCGCATCATGTCGGTGCTGACCTATGTCAGCTGA